A single window of Verrucomicrobiota bacterium DNA harbors:
- a CDS encoding M24 family metallopeptidase — MNAEYRRKLAQVRSLLKSAKADAALIGRQSNFSWLTCGGEAHVPLNSDRAFGQLVVTRDAVYLFANVIELPRLLDEELRGLGVKPLRYEWHDANPVKTLRQIADPKRIISDTGEWGTRARPELFAPLRYSLQPAEVKRLRALGQAAEAVMNETCHRIKPGQDELQLAGQLASGCWQRHLTPVVLLIAVDERIERYRHPIPTQKKLKRCAMLVLCARQHGLIVSLTRLVHFGELSEDMRWRHSMVCAVDGAFILNTRVGTPVRNVFWCGIAAYSEYGYPDEWRLHHQGGPCGYEPRDYLGSPTAPGVVLENQAFAWNPTIAGTKSEDTILATTQGAQIITESKDWPMLQVESQGETILRPDILVR, encoded by the coding sequence ATGAACGCTGAATACCGCCGCAAACTTGCCCAGGTCCGCTCGCTCCTGAAATCCGCCAAGGCCGACGCCGCCCTGATCGGCCGGCAATCTAATTTCTCCTGGCTGACCTGTGGCGGAGAGGCGCATGTCCCGTTGAACTCCGACCGCGCGTTCGGTCAACTCGTGGTCACGCGTGATGCGGTTTACCTTTTCGCCAATGTCATCGAACTCCCGCGCCTGCTGGACGAAGAACTTCGCGGCCTGGGCGTCAAACCGTTGCGGTACGAATGGCACGACGCCAATCCTGTCAAAACGCTCAGGCAAATCGCCGATCCCAAGCGAATCATTTCTGACACTGGCGAATGGGGAACTCGTGCCCGGCCTGAGCTGTTCGCACCGCTGCGTTATTCGTTGCAGCCGGCGGAGGTGAAACGGCTGCGGGCGCTAGGTCAGGCGGCCGAAGCCGTCATGAACGAGACTTGTCACCGCATCAAGCCGGGTCAGGACGAACTCCAGCTTGCCGGTCAACTCGCTTCCGGCTGCTGGCAACGTCACCTCACTCCGGTGGTCTTGTTGATCGCCGTCGATGAGCGGATTGAACGGTATCGTCATCCCATCCCGACGCAAAAGAAGCTGAAACGCTGCGCGATGCTCGTGCTCTGCGCGCGACAACACGGCTTGATCGTGTCGCTAACGCGGCTGGTTCATTTCGGCGAATTGTCTGAAGATATGCGGTGGCGGCATTCAATGGTTTGCGCGGTGGACGGAGCTTTCATCCTGAACACGCGCGTCGGCACGCCAGTCCGGAATGTTTTTTGGTGCGGAATCGCGGCCTACTCGGAATATGGCTATCCAGACGAATGGCGGTTGCATCATCAAGGCGGCCCGTGCGGTTACGAGCCGCGCGATTATCTGGGTTCGCCAACTGCGCCCGGTGTCGTGTTGGAGAATCAGGCGTTCGCTTGGAACCCCACGATTGCCGGCACGAAAAGCGAAGACACAATTCTGGCCACAACCCAAGGTGCGCAAATCATCACCGAATCCAAAGACTGGCCAATGCTGCAGGTCGAGTCGCAGGGCGA